One Sphingomonas sp. LHG3406-1 genomic window carries:
- the rpmC gene encoding 50S ribosomal protein L29 has protein sequence MAKRDDLSVKTDDQLATQLGELKREQFNLRFQAATNQLEKPSRVREVRRTIARIKTLQGQRAKTAPAAQG, from the coding sequence ATGGCGAAGCGTGACGATTTGTCGGTGAAGACCGACGACCAGCTGGCGACCCAGCTCGGCGAACTGAAGCGCGAGCAGTTCAACCTGCGCTTCCAGGCCGCCACCAACCAGCTCGAGAAGCCGAGCCGGGTGCGCGAGGTCCGCCGGACCATCGCCCGGATCAAGACCCTGCAGGGCCAGCGCGCGAAGACCGCGCCGGCTGCGCAGGGCTGA
- the secY gene encoding preprotein translocase subunit SecY — protein sequence MASQAEQLASNISLANFGKATELKKRIWFTIGALILFRLLSHVPMPGIDPAAMAELFNTQRGGVLDFFNTFSGGSLERMSIIALGVMPYITASIVVQLGATMYGPWMALKKEGETGRKRLNQYTRYLTVLLTTVQGYFIAVGLEGLGATQGVPAVVEPGVMFRVAATISLVGGTLFLMWIGEQITARGIGNGISLIIMAGIVATLPRTLAQLLEGGRSNTIDPLLIVFVIALVVGLILFICFMERAQRRVLIQYPKRATARGMMAQERSHLPIKINTAGVIPPIFASSLLLMPLTVIQMAGATPGAEGQSEWLITLSTYLQHGSPVFMTLYGLGIVFFCFFYTSVQFNSEETAENLKKHGGFIPGVRPGKATENYFDHLLTRLTVIGAAYLTFICLVPEFAVAQAGIPFYLGGTSLLIVVNVTMDTVSQVQGHLIAHQYGDLIKKAKLKGGGRPARR from the coding sequence ATGGCATCGCAGGCCGAACAACTGGCTTCGAACATCAGCCTCGCCAACTTCGGCAAGGCGACCGAGCTCAAGAAGCGCATCTGGTTCACGATCGGTGCGCTGATCCTGTTCCGGCTGCTGAGCCACGTGCCCATGCCCGGCATCGATCCCGCCGCCATGGCCGAGCTGTTCAACACGCAGCGCGGCGGCGTCCTCGACTTCTTCAACACCTTCTCGGGCGGCAGCCTGGAGCGGATGAGCATCATCGCGCTCGGCGTCATGCCCTACATCACCGCTTCCATCGTCGTGCAATTGGGCGCGACCATGTACGGCCCGTGGATGGCCCTCAAGAAAGAGGGCGAGACCGGGCGCAAGCGGCTCAACCAGTACACCCGCTACCTGACGGTCCTGCTGACCACGGTGCAGGGCTATTTCATCGCCGTCGGCCTCGAGGGCCTCGGAGCGACGCAGGGCGTCCCCGCGGTGGTCGAGCCCGGCGTCATGTTCCGCGTCGCCGCCACCATCAGCCTCGTCGGCGGCACCCTGTTCCTGATGTGGATCGGCGAGCAGATCACTGCCCGCGGAATCGGCAACGGGATCAGCCTGATCATCATGGCCGGCATCGTCGCCACGCTCCCGCGCACCCTCGCGCAGTTGCTCGAAGGCGGCCGCAGCAACACCATCGACCCGCTGCTGATCGTCTTCGTCATCGCGCTGGTGGTCGGCCTGATCCTGTTCATCTGCTTCATGGAGCGCGCGCAGCGCCGGGTGCTGATCCAGTATCCCAAGCGCGCCACCGCCCGAGGCATGATGGCGCAGGAGCGCTCGCACCTGCCGATCAAGATCAACACCGCCGGCGTCATTCCTCCGATCTTCGCCAGCTCGCTGCTGCTGATGCCGCTGACCGTCATCCAGATGGCCGGCGCGACCCCGGGCGCCGAGGGCCAATCCGAGTGGCTGATCACCCTCTCGACCTACCTGCAGCACGGCAGCCCGGTCTTCATGACCCTTTACGGGCTCGGCATCGTCTTCTTCTGCTTCTTCTACACCTCGGTGCAGTTCAATTCGGAAGAAACCGCCGAGAACCTCAAGAAGCATGGCGGCTTCATCCCGGGCGTCCGTCCGGGCAAGGCGACCGAAAATTACTTCGACCACCTGCTGACCCGCCTCACGGTGATCGGCGCCGCCTATCTCACCTTCATCTGCCTGGTGCCGGAATTCGCCGTCGCCCAGGCCGGCATTCCCTTCTACCTCGGCGGCACCAGCCTGCTCATCGTCGTCAACGTGACGATGGACACGGTCAGCCAGGTCCAGGGCCATCTGATCGCGCATCAATATGGTGACCTGATCAAGAAGGCGAAGCTGAAGGGCGGCGGGCGTCCGGCTCGACGCTGA
- the rplX gene encoding 50S ribosomal protein L24, with translation MAAAKIKKGDKVVVLSGKDKGKTGEVIRSSPKEQKVVVAGVNIAVRHKKPTQAAPQGGLERKEAPLHVSKVAIADPKTGKATRVRFEERDGKKVRVAVKSGELING, from the coding sequence ATGGCCGCCGCGAAGATCAAGAAGGGCGACAAGGTCGTCGTCCTGTCGGGCAAGGACAAGGGGAAGACCGGCGAGGTCATCCGCTCCAGCCCGAAGGAACAGAAGGTCGTGGTGGCCGGCGTCAACATCGCCGTTCGTCACAAGAAGCCGACCCAGGCGGCCCCGCAGGGCGGTCTGGAGCGCAAGGAAGCGCCGCTGCACGTCAGCAAGGTCGCCATTGCCGATCCCAAGACCGGCAAGGCCACCCGCGTGCGCTTCGAGGAACGCGACGGCAAGAAGGTGCGCGTCGCGGTCAAGTCCGGAGAGCTGATCAATGGCTGA
- the rplP gene encoding 50S ribosomal protein L16 — translation MLQPKRTKFRKAFKGRIHGNAKGGTELNFGAFGLKAMEPERITARQIEAARRAITRHIKRQGRLWIRIFPDVPVSSKPAEVRMGSGKGSPEYWVARVKPGRILFELDGVPGPLAKTAFERAAEKLPIKVKVVARLGETLVEAD, via the coding sequence ATGTTGCAGCCCAAGCGCACCAAGTTCCGCAAGGCCTTCAAGGGCCGCATCCATGGCAATGCCAAGGGTGGCACCGAGCTCAACTTCGGCGCCTTCGGCCTGAAGGCGATGGAGCCGGAGCGGATCACCGCCCGCCAGATCGAAGCGGCCCGCCGCGCGATCACCCGCCACATCAAGCGCCAGGGGCGCTTGTGGATCCGGATCTTCCCGGACGTGCCGGTGTCGTCGAAGCCTGCCGAAGTCCGCATGGGCTCGGGCAAGGGTTCGCCCGAATATTGGGTCGCCCGGGTCAAGCCCGGCCGCATCCTGTTCGAGCTGGACGGCGTTCCGGGCCCGCTCGCCAAGACCGCTTTCGAGCGTGCGGCGGAGAAGCTCCCCATCAAGGTCAAGGTGGTCGCCCGCCTTGGCGAAACCCTGGTTGAGGCCGACTGA
- the rpsE gene encoding 30S ribosomal protein S5 translates to MADEIETQTQAGNPDAPAAAEAADAGAPAPQQEARGPRGGRGGRGGGGGRDNRGGGNRGRRDDRRGGRNQDDDGGEELIEKLVHINRVSKTVKGGKRFGFAALVVVGDGKGRAGFGHGKAREVPEAISKATAAAKKAMIRVPLRDGRTLHHDGKGHFGAGKVALRAAPAGTGIIAGGPMRAIFESLGVADVVTKSVGTSNPYNMIRATFEALKDQTSPRSVAQRRGKKVADLLGRGGVSQAEAEATADSITE, encoded by the coding sequence ATGGCTGACGAGATCGAAACCCAGACCCAGGCTGGCAATCCGGACGCTCCGGCCGCGGCCGAGGCTGCCGACGCTGGCGCTCCGGCGCCGCAGCAGGAAGCTCGCGGTCCGCGTGGCGGCCGTGGCGGTCGTGGTGGCGGCGGTGGCCGTGACAATCGCGGCGGCGGCAACCGTGGCCGTCGTGACGATCGCCGTGGCGGTCGCAACCAAGACGACGATGGCGGCGAAGAGCTGATCGAGAAGCTGGTCCACATCAACCGCGTCTCCAAGACCGTGAAGGGCGGCAAGCGCTTCGGCTTCGCGGCGCTGGTCGTGGTTGGCGACGGCAAGGGTCGTGCGGGCTTCGGCCACGGCAAGGCCCGCGAAGTGCCGGAAGCCATCAGCAAGGCGACCGCGGCGGCCAAGAAGGCCATGATCCGGGTTCCGCTGCGCGACGGTCGCACGCTCCATCATGACGGCAAGGGCCACTTCGGCGCCGGCAAGGTCGCGCTTCGTGCGGCGCCCGCCGGTACCGGCATCATCGCGGGTGGCCCGATGCGCGCCATCTTCGAGAGCCTGGGCGTTGCCGACGTGGTGACCAAGTCGGTTGGCACCTCCAACCCCTACAACATGATCCGGGCGACCTTCGAGGCGCTCAAGGATCAGACCAGCCCCCGTTCGGTGGCGCAGCGTCGCGGCAAGAAGGTCGCCGACCTGCTCGGCCGCGGTGGCGTGAGCCAGGCGGAGGCCGAGGCCACCGCCGACAGCATCACGGAGTAA
- the rpmD gene encoding 50S ribosomal protein L30 yields MATIKITQTGSPIRRDKTQRATLVGLGLNKMHRTVEVEETPEVLGQIRKVQHLLSVEK; encoded by the coding sequence GTGGCGACCATCAAGATCACGCAGACGGGTTCGCCCATCCGCCGCGACAAGACCCAGCGCGCGACGCTGGTCGGTCTCGGCCTCAACAAGATGCACCGCACCGTGGAAGTGGAAGAGACCCCCGAGGTCCTCGGCCAGATCCGCAAGGTGCAGCATCTGCTGAGCGTCGAGAAGTAA
- the rpsH gene encoding 30S ribosomal protein S8: MAMTDPLGDMLTRIRNGQQAKKDSVLTPASKLRAHVLDVLQREGYIRGYSEEELAGQKGLRIELKYFEGQPAIQHLARVSKPGRRVYSGARELPRVRNGLGMTIVSTPRGVLSDAEAREQNVGGEVLAEVF, encoded by the coding sequence ATGGCGATGACCGATCCCCTGGGTGACATGCTCACCCGCATCCGCAACGGCCAGCAGGCGAAGAAGGACAGCGTCCTGACGCCGGCTTCCAAGCTGCGTGCGCACGTCCTCGACGTGCTTCAGCGCGAAGGCTATATCCGTGGCTACTCGGAAGAGGAGCTGGCGGGCCAGAAGGGCCTGCGGATCGAACTCAAATATTTCGAAGGCCAGCCTGCGATCCAGCATCTGGCGCGCGTCTCGAAGCCCGGTCGCCGGGTCTATTCGGGCGCCCGTGAGCTGCCCCGGGTCCGCAACGGTCTTGGCATGACCATCGTCTCGACGCCGCGCGGCGTGCTTTCCGATGCGGAAGCGCGTGAGCAGAACGTCGGCGGCGAGGTTCTGGCGGAGGTGTTCTAA
- the rpsQ gene encoding 30S ribosomal protein S17 translates to MPKRVLTGTIVSDKGDKTVVVRVERRVKHPLYGKIIKLSKKYHAHDEANAYSVGEQVRIQECAPVSKLKTWTVIERVNEARASDLAEAANV, encoded by the coding sequence ATGCCCAAGCGCGTCCTCACCGGCACGATCGTGTCCGACAAGGGTGACAAGACGGTGGTGGTCCGTGTCGAGCGGCGGGTGAAGCACCCGCTCTACGGCAAGATCATCAAGCTGTCGAAGAAGTATCATGCTCACGACGAGGCGAATGCCTACAGCGTGGGCGAGCAGGTGCGCATCCAGGAGTGCGCCCCCGTTTCCAAGCTCAAGACCTGGACCGTGATCGAGCGGGTGAACGAGGCGCGTGCCTCGGACCTCGCCGAAGCGGCCAACGTCTGA
- the rplO gene encoding 50S ribosomal protein L15 — protein sequence MKLNDLRDNPGARKSRVRVGRGIGSGVGKTGGRGQKGQKSRSGVSIFGFEGGQMPLHMRLPKRGFNNIFARDHAEVNLGAIQKLVDAGTLDANGTIDHAALKAAGVGRGGKDGVRILGKGDFSAKLNFRVAGVSKGAREAIEKAGGSVELIERKDPAELAKAKKGKAREARIADKATKQGK from the coding sequence ATCAAGCTCAACGACCTCCGCGACAATCCTGGTGCCCGCAAGAGCCGCGTCCGCGTCGGCCGCGGCATCGGCTCCGGCGTCGGCAAGACCGGCGGTCGCGGCCAGAAGGGCCAGAAGAGCCGCTCGGGCGTCTCCATCTTCGGCTTCGAGGGCGGCCAGATGCCGCTCCACATGCGGCTGCCGAAGCGCGGCTTCAACAACATCTTCGCCCGCGACCATGCCGAGGTGAACCTCGGTGCGATCCAGAAGCTGGTCGATGCCGGCACGCTCGACGCCAATGGCACCATCGACCATGCGGCGCTGAAGGCCGCCGGCGTCGGCCGTGGCGGCAAGGACGGCGTCCGCATCCTCGGCAAGGGCGACTTCTCGGCCAAGCTGAACTTCCGCGTCGCCGGCGTCAGCAAGGGCGCCCGTGAGGCGATCGAAAAGGCTGGCGGCAGCGTCGAGCTGATCGAGCGCAAGGATCCGGCCGAGCTGGCCAAGGCCAAGAAGGGCAAGGCGCGGGAAGCGCGCATCGCCGACAAGGCCACCAAGCAGGGCAAGTAA
- a CDS encoding dihydrofolate reductase, whose translation MIQLVVARAANGVIGRDGRLPWHLPADLKRFKALTLGTAMIMGRRTFDSLPGLLPSRRHIVVTRSKDWSAPGAEVAHSLPQAFALAAPDDVSIIGGAEIFALALPFVERIELTEVQGDVAGDTIMADPREHGPWRETFREEHGAEDGRPAFAFVTLERA comes from the coding sequence ATGATCCAGCTGGTGGTGGCGCGCGCCGCAAATGGCGTGATCGGTCGCGATGGCAGGCTGCCGTGGCATCTTCCGGCCGACCTCAAGCGGTTCAAGGCGCTGACGCTCGGCACCGCGATGATCATGGGCCGCAGGACGTTCGACAGCCTGCCCGGGCTGCTGCCCAGCCGCCGCCACATCGTGGTCACGCGTTCCAAGGACTGGTCGGCGCCCGGCGCGGAGGTCGCGCATTCGCTTCCGCAAGCCTTCGCGCTGGCCGCGCCGGACGACGTCAGCATCATCGGCGGGGCCGAAATCTTCGCGCTCGCCCTGCCCTTCGTCGAGCGGATCGAACTGACCGAAGTGCAGGGCGATGTAGCGGGCGACACGATCATGGCCGATCCGCGCGAGCATGGCCCCTGGCGCGAGACCTTTCGCGAAGAGCATGGAGCCGAGGACGGCCGTCCGGCCTTCGCCTTCGTGACCCTCGAGCGCGCCTAG
- a CDS encoding class I SAM-dependent methyltransferase yields the protein MSGLVWGLLLVVVATLVIAGAGRAVQVYLRRLRDDHALRPTLWNRFYTLDWGETATNNYGFAPSDEDKAPDRFQRQMYREMLKALRASGKEFAPGARLLEVSCGRGGGLDAFLEAAGPGAFEATGLDVAASAVSYCQKQWTRRDGVTFVEGSAMDLPFPDASIDVLLNVEASNDYPDRQRFFAEVRRVLKADGVFLYADTEKRKNDGRIARELTEAGFAFELRDITGNVVQACREDTPRRRAVIARAPLPARLLLKDELGNYAAIEGSTKFKRFASGERRYYLTAARPA from the coding sequence GTGAGCGGTCTGGTGTGGGGTCTGTTGCTGGTGGTCGTGGCCACATTGGTCATCGCCGGCGCGGGGAGGGCGGTCCAGGTCTATCTGCGCCGTCTGCGCGACGATCACGCACTTCGACCGACGCTGTGGAACCGCTTCTACACGCTCGACTGGGGCGAGACGGCGACCAACAATTACGGGTTCGCGCCGAGCGACGAGGACAAGGCGCCCGACCGCTTCCAGCGCCAGATGTACCGCGAGATGCTGAAGGCCCTGCGGGCGAGCGGCAAGGAGTTCGCCCCCGGCGCCCGCCTGCTCGAGGTCAGCTGCGGCCGTGGCGGCGGGCTCGACGCCTTTCTCGAGGCCGCCGGACCCGGTGCGTTCGAAGCGACCGGCCTCGACGTAGCGGCGAGCGCCGTCAGCTACTGCCAGAAGCAGTGGACCCGCCGCGACGGCGTCACCTTCGTCGAGGGCAGCGCGATGGACCTGCCCTTCCCCGACGCCAGCATCGACGTGTTGCTGAACGTCGAGGCATCGAACGACTATCCCGACCGCCAGCGCTTCTTCGCCGAGGTCCGGCGGGTGCTGAAGGCTGACGGCGTCTTCCTCTATGCCGATACCGAGAAGCGGAAGAACGACGGCCGGATAGCGCGCGAGCTGACGGAGGCGGGCTTCGCCTTCGAGCTGCGCGACATCACGGGCAATGTCGTTCAGGCCTGCCGCGAGGACACGCCGCGGCGCCGCGCCGTCATTGCCCGTGCGCCGCTGCCCGCCCGCCTGCTGCTCAAGGACGAGCTCGGCAATTATGCCGCGATCGAGGGCAGCACCAAGTTCAAGCGCTTCGCAAGCGGCGAGCGGCGATATTACCTAACCGCGGCGCGGCCGGCATGA
- the rpsC gene encoding 30S ribosomal protein S3 — MGQKSNPVGLRLQINRTWDSRWFAEGQDYGRLLLEDLKIRQYIVKSLPQAAISKVVIERPAKLCRVSIYAARPGVIIGKKGSDIEKLKKTLSKMTGSEVSLNIVEIRKPEIDARLVAQGVADQLERRIAFRRAMKRAVQSALRLGAEGIRITCAGRLGGAEIARTEWYREGRVPLHTLRGNVDYAEAQAHTAYGVCGVKVWVFKGEILGHDPMAQDRLMMEAQTSGVRPARDDDRRR, encoded by the coding sequence ATGGGTCAGAAGTCTAACCCCGTCGGCCTCCGGCTGCAGATCAACCGTACCTGGGACAGCCGCTGGTTCGCGGAAGGCCAGGACTACGGGCGGCTGCTGCTCGAGGACCTCAAGATCCGCCAGTACATCGTCAAGTCGCTGCCACAGGCCGCCATCTCCAAGGTGGTGATCGAGCGTCCGGCGAAGCTGTGCCGCGTCTCCATCTATGCCGCACGCCCCGGCGTGATCATCGGCAAGAAGGGCTCGGACATCGAGAAGCTGAAGAAGACCCTGTCCAAGATGACGGGTTCGGAAGTCAGCCTCAACATCGTCGAGATCCGCAAGCCCGAGATCGACGCGCGCCTGGTCGCCCAGGGCGTCGCCGACCAGCTCGAGCGCCGTATCGCTTTCCGTCGTGCCATGAAGCGGGCCGTCCAGTCGGCCCTTCGCCTCGGCGCCGAGGGCATCCGCATCACCTGCGCCGGCCGTCTTGGCGGCGCGGAGATCGCCCGGACCGAATGGTATCGCGAAGGCCGCGTTCCGCTGCACACGCTGCGCGGCAACGTCGACTATGCCGAGGCCCAGGCCCACACCGCTTATGGCGTGTGCGGCGTCAAGGTCTGGGTGTTCAAGGGTGAGATCCTCGGCCACGATCCGATGGCCCAGGACCGCCTGATGATGGAAGCGCAGACTTCCGGCGTCCGCCCCGCGCGTGACGACGACCGGCGCCGGTAA
- the rplN gene encoding 50S ribosomal protein L14, whose protein sequence is MIQMQSNLDVADNSGAKRVMCIKVLGGSKRRTAGVGDIIVVSVKEAAPKGRVKKGDVHRAVIVRTAKDIRRPDGSVIRFDSNAAVLVNKNEEPIGTRIFGPVVRELRAKKHMKIISLAPEVL, encoded by the coding sequence ATGATCCAGATGCAGTCCAACCTGGACGTCGCGGACAACAGCGGCGCCAAGCGCGTCATGTGCATCAAGGTGCTTGGCGGGTCCAAGCGCCGCACCGCTGGCGTCGGCGACATCATCGTCGTCTCCGTCAAGGAAGCCGCTCCGAAGGGCCGCGTGAAGAAGGGTGACGTGCACCGCGCCGTCATCGTTCGCACCGCCAAGGACATCCGCCGTCCCGACGGTTCGGTGATCCGCTTCGACAGCAATGCCGCCGTGCTGGTCAACAAGAACGAGGAGCCGATCGGCACCCGTATCTTCGGGCCGGTGGTGCGCGAACTGCGCGCCAAGAAGCACATGAAGATCATCTCTCTCGCGCCTGAGGTGCTGTAA
- a CDS encoding adenylate kinase — protein sequence MDIILLGPPGAGKGTQAQRLVEKRGMVQLSTGDMLRAAVKAGTPVGLKAKAVMEAGELVSDAIVSALIGEHLDQSEGKGAIFDGFPRTQHQAEALDILLGERGRSLSHVVELEVDEEALVERITGRFTCATCSAPYHDRFKPTEIQDTCDVCGGHEFKRRPDDNEQTVRTRMAEYRAKTAPILPYYEARGLVTRVDGMASVDEVSRQIDAVLDGAA from the coding sequence TTGGACATCATCCTCCTCGGACCGCCCGGCGCGGGCAAGGGAACGCAGGCGCAGCGGCTGGTCGAGAAGCGCGGCATGGTCCAGCTGTCGACCGGTGACATGCTCCGCGCGGCGGTTAAGGCCGGCACTCCGGTCGGCCTCAAGGCCAAGGCCGTGATGGAAGCGGGCGAGCTGGTCAGCGACGCCATCGTCTCCGCGCTGATCGGCGAGCATCTCGACCAGAGCGAGGGCAAGGGCGCCATCTTCGACGGCTTCCCGCGCACGCAGCACCAGGCCGAAGCGCTCGACATCCTGCTCGGTGAGCGCGGCCGTTCGCTCAGCCACGTGGTCGAACTCGAAGTCGACGAGGAAGCGCTGGTCGAGCGCATCACCGGCCGCTTCACCTGCGCCACCTGCAGCGCGCCCTATCACGACCGCTTCAAGCCTACCGAGATCCAGGACACGTGCGACGTCTGCGGCGGTCACGAGTTCAAGCGCCGTCCCGACGACAATGAGCAGACGGTACGCACCCGCATGGCCGAATATCGCGCCAAGACCGCGCCGATCCTGCCCTATTACGAAGCGCGCGGGCTGGTCACGCGGGTCGACGGCATGGCCTCGGTCGACGAAGTGTCGCGGCAGATCGACGCGGTGCTGGACGGCGCCGCCTGA
- the rplR gene encoding 50S ribosomal protein L18, with translation MAKLSLFDRRRRRVRTALRARASGKPRLSVHRSGRHIYAQIIDDAEGRTVAAASTLDKDLRGNANATTEGAKLVGKTLAERAKAAGIDRVVFDRGGFLFHGRVKALADAAREGGLEF, from the coding sequence ATGGCCAAGCTCTCCCTTTTCGATCGCCGCCGGCGCCGCGTGCGCACGGCGCTGCGGGCCCGCGCTTCGGGCAAGCCGCGTTTGTCGGTGCACCGTTCGGGCCGGCACATCTACGCGCAGATCATCGACGACGCCGAGGGTCGCACCGTCGCGGCTGCCTCGACGCTCGACAAGGACCTGCGCGGCAACGCCAATGCGACGACCGAGGGCGCCAAGCTCGTCGGCAAGACGCTGGCCGAGCGCGCCAAGGCTGCCGGTATCGACCGGGTCGTGTTCGACCGCGGCGGGTTCCTCTTCCATGGCCGGGTCAAGGCCCTGGCCGACGCCGCCCGAGAGGGCGGTCTGGAGTTCTAA
- a CDS encoding ATPase → MKSGLLLVLASLLAASPAAAEVKSSSGNGFEVESRIDTALPPAALYRAFGDLPRWWSGDHSYSGKAANLSLELKPGGCWCESLPNGGGVEHMRVAYVEPGKRLVLTGSLGPLLAEATTGVMQVAIEPTAAGSSLVLNYRAAGFANGGAGKLAPLVDQVLAIQAKRLAAYAEDLAIRR, encoded by the coding sequence ATGAAATCTGGCTTGCTACTGGTCCTGGCGTCGCTGCTCGCGGCGAGCCCGGCCGCGGCGGAGGTCAAGTCATCCAGCGGCAACGGCTTCGAAGTCGAAAGCCGCATCGACACCGCCCTCCCGCCCGCGGCGCTCTACCGCGCCTTCGGCGATCTTCCGCGCTGGTGGTCGGGCGATCACAGCTACTCCGGCAAGGCCGCCAACCTCAGCCTCGAATTGAAGCCCGGTGGCTGCTGGTGCGAGAGCCTGCCGAACGGCGGCGGTGTCGAACATATGCGGGTCGCCTATGTGGAGCCGGGCAAGCGCCTCGTCCTCACCGGCTCGCTTGGCCCCCTGCTGGCCGAAGCGACCACCGGCGTCATGCAGGTCGCCATCGAGCCGACCGCGGCGGGCTCGTCACTGGTCCTCAACTATCGCGCGGCGGGCTTCGCCAACGGCGGCGCGGGCAAGCTCGCGCCCCTCGTCGACCAGGTGCTGGCAATCCAGGCCAAGCGGCTGGCGGCCTATGCCGAGGATCTTGCGATCCGGCGCTAG
- the rplE gene encoding 50S ribosomal protein L5, whose protein sequence is MAEASYTPRLKADYDNRIAKAMTEKFGYKNRMEVPRLDKIVINMGVGEATQDKKKVEAAAAEMQLIAGQKPVITKARTSIAQFKLREGMPIGCKVTLRRERMYEFLDRLVTIALPRVRDFRGLNPKSFDGRGNYAMGLKEQIVFPEINYDQIDKVRGMDIIVTTTAKTDEEARELLRLFNFPFPADAEQQKAAA, encoded by the coding sequence ATGGCTGAGGCCAGCTACACGCCCCGCCTGAAGGCGGACTACGATAACCGCATCGCCAAGGCGATGACCGAGAAGTTCGGTTACAAGAACCGGATGGAGGTCCCGCGCCTCGACAAGATCGTCATCAACATGGGCGTCGGCGAGGCGACCCAGGACAAGAAAAAGGTCGAGGCCGCTGCTGCCGAGATGCAGCTGATCGCGGGTCAGAAGCCGGTGATCACCAAGGCCCGGACCTCGATCGCGCAGTTCAAGCTGCGTGAAGGCATGCCGATCGGTTGCAAGGTCACCCTTCGCCGCGAACGCATGTACGAGTTCCTCGACCGGCTCGTGACCATCGCTCTTCCCCGAGTCCGCGACTTCCGCGGCCTCAACCCGAAGAGCTTCGACGGGCGCGGCAATTACGCGATGGGTCTCAAGGAGCAGATCGTGTTCCCCGAGATCAACTATGACCAGATCGACAAGGTCCGGGGCATGGACATCATCGTCACCACCACGGCGAAGACCGACGAGGAAGCGCGCGAGCTGCTCCGCCTCTTCAACTTCCCGTTCCCCGCAGACGCTGAACAGCAAAAGGCTGCCGCGTAA
- the rplF gene encoding 50S ribosomal protein L6, producing MSRIGKKPVPVPAGVTATLEGQTLSVKGPKGTLSMTVLDELVRTSVEDGQISVQPVNDSQRSRAAWGMQRTNVSNLVTGVTEGFTKVLEITGVGYRAAAQGKNLRLQLGYSHDVNYAIPEGIDVKTPDPNTVEISGIDKQKVGQVAAEIRRWRKPEPYKGKGIKYRGEFIFRKEGKKK from the coding sequence ATGTCCCGTATCGGCAAGAAGCCGGTCCCGGTTCCGGCCGGGGTGACGGCGACCCTCGAGGGGCAGACCCTGAGCGTCAAGGGCCCCAAGGGCACCCTTTCGATGACCGTGCTCGACGAGCTGGTCCGTACCTCGGTCGAGGACGGTCAGATCAGCGTGCAGCCGGTCAACGATAGCCAGCGCTCGCGCGCTGCCTGGGGCATGCAGCGCACCAACGTGTCGAACCTGGTCACCGGCGTGACCGAAGGCTTCACCAAGGTGCTCGAGATCACCGGCGTCGGCTATCGCGCCGCGGCCCAGGGCAAGAACCTGCGCCTGCAGCTCGGCTACAGCCACGACGTCAACTACGCGATCCCCGAAGGCATCGACGTCAAGACTCCCGACCCCAACACGGTCGAGATCAGCGGCATCGACAAGCAGAAGGTCGGTCAGGTCGCGGCTGAGATCCGCCGCTGGCGCAAGCCGGAGCCCTACAAGGGCAAGGGCATCAAGTATCGCGGCGAGTTCATCTTCCGCAAGGAAGGGAAGAAGAAGTAA
- the rpsN gene encoding 30S ribosomal protein S14, with protein MAKLSSINKNERRKKLVEKQAAKYAKLKALANDESLDETERLIARLKMAELPRNGNPTRIRNRCELTGRPRAYYRKFRLSRVMLREMGNKGLIPGLTKSSW; from the coding sequence ATGGCGAAACTGAGTTCCATCAACAAGAACGAGCGTCGCAAGAAGCTCGTCGAGAAGCAGGCGGCCAAGTACGCCAAGCTGAAGGCCCTCGCGAACGACGAGAGCCTCGACGAGACCGAGCGTCTGATCGCGCGTCTGAAGATGGCGGAGCTGCCGCGCAACGGCAATCCGACCCGTATCCGCAACCGGTGCGAGCTGACGGGTCGTCCCCGCGCTTACTACCGCAAGTTCCGTCTCTCGCGCGTGATGCTTCGGGAAATGGGCAACAAGGGCCTGATTCCCGGCCTCACCAAGTCGAGCTGGTAA